A stretch of Colletotrichum lupini chromosome 2, complete sequence DNA encodes these proteins:
- a CDS encoding kinase activator produces MANSPSHRSSRSPASSTSAGRDSTSLSHSRDRRDAPSTSASAAADHVPVETLVEHLLAAKRSLSSMTAVLRANDIATDARQAHEEAVILYAETQFLRRAISEQLALLMKVRRGLKRTYDAGKRDFKHLVKTMDATNEKLQETMAMLKNTTVEAVFRPPGEERRNLMDFVDEKSVHVMVEALKQSLGELQAIQTSFDGDLLRFDDDLRALKKTMTTTPLPRMPSDSSQYDPIPELLGSLVDSSHDMAQLLTSLTKHFDLCVTAVRTTEGGAALARRRAAEVTQSQGGDGVSLSGVIADQESQMPDLEPITMKDRADMLNVVVSDASEVESVIQEINKTLQTMEEEFSAMTGQTGQIKLAFLGTLQGFTALEEMGARMASYIASEAEFLQRWEDETYTIYNKLGEMDDLRDFYEKYAGAYDNLILEVERRRMVEDKITNIWKKAMDSVDKLVENDRREREGFRQDIGEFIPTDLWPGMDGGMKRWELVAVDDGTAEDDVSGGQRSTPALDRSVVDAARDRLERSQQR; encoded by the exons ATGGCCAATTCCCCGTCCCACAGGTCTAGCCGAAGCCCAGCCTCGTCCACCTCGGCCGGCCGAGACTCCACGTCCCTTTCACATTCCAGAGACCGCCGTGATGCACCCTCCACGTCAGCCTCCGCCGCTGCCGACCATGTGCCGGTTGAGACATTGGTGGAACACCTGCTCGCCGCCAAACGCTCGCTCTCGTCCATGACGGCCGTCTTGCGAGCAAACGATATCGCGACCGATGCACGCCAGGCCCATGAGGAGGCAGTTATCCTGTATGCCGAAACCCAGTTCCTGCGACGCGCCATCTCTGAGCAGCTGGCGCTGTTGATGAAGGTTCGCCGTGGTCTCAAGAGAACCTACGATGCCGGCAAGCGCGACTTCAAGCACCTGGTCAAGACCATGGATGCAACCAACGAGAAGCTGCAGGAGACTATGGCCATGCTCAAGAATACAACTGTGGAAGCTGTCTTCAGACCGCCGGGCGAAGAGCGCCGCAATCTGATGGACTTTGTGGACGAAAAGAGCGTCCACGTCATGGTCGAGGCTCTGAAGCAGAGCCTCGGCGAGCTGCAG GCTATCCAAACATCCTTTGATGGCGATCTCCTTCGCTTCGACGATGACCTGCGAGCACTAAAGAAaacgatgacgacgacacCCCTGCCTCGAATGCCCTCCGACTCGTCACAATACGACCCGATACCCGAGCTTCTCGGTTCTCTCGTAGACAGTTCACATGACATGGCCCAACTGCTCACGTCATTGACTAAACACTTTGACTTGTGCGTCACAGCGGTGCGGACGACAGAGGGCGGCGCGGCTCTTGCTCGTCGTAGGGCGGCGGAGGTGACGCAGTCACAAGGCGGCGATGGCGTATCGTTGTCTGGCGTAATCGCTGACCAAGAGTCGCAAATGCCCGACCTCGAACCGATAACGATGAAAGACCGGGCGGACATGCTGAATGTTGTGGTTAGCGACGCATCAGAGGTCGAGAGTGTCATCCAGGAAATCAACAAGACACTCCAGACCATGGAAGAGGAATTTTCAGCCATGACTGGACAAACAGGACAGATCAAATTGGCGTTCCTCGGCACCCTGCAAGGGTTCACTGCGCTGGAAGAGATGGGCGCTCGTATGGCCAGCTACATTGCGAGCGAGGCCGAGTTCCTCCAGCGGTGGGAGGATGAGACATACACCATCTACAACAAGCTTGGCGAAATGGACGACCTTCGAGACTTTTACGAAAAGTACGCGGGCGCTTATGATAACCTGATCCTGGAGGTCGAGCGGCGCCGCATGGTAGAGGACAAGATTACAAACATATGGAAGAAGGCGATGGATAGCGTTGACAAACTCGTCGAAAATGATCGACGGGAGCGCGAAGGATTCCGCCAGGATATTGGCGAGTTCATCCCCACGGATCTATGGCCGGGCATGGACGGCGGAATGAAGAGGTGGGAACTCGTCGCGGTTGACGACGGCACCGCCGAGGACGACGTGTCGGGCGGGCAGCGAAGCACGCCGGCGCTGGACCGAAGCGTCGTGGACGCTGCTCGAGACCGATTGGAGAGGAGCCAGCAGCGGTAG